Proteins encoded together in one Bradyrhizobium sp. PSBB068 window:
- a CDS encoding methyltransferase domain-containing protein translates to MDPQAELRIVRGAYAKQILAAANVADARLTAAFAAIPREDFVGPGPWLMLRWWNGNYMPTPDADPVYLYTNDLVALLPERRLNNGQPSLHAYLMHQAAPAAGEHVVHVGTGTGYYTALLAHLVGPSGRVTGIEYDPELAARASANLAPYENVAIIAGDGTQVEFGPADVIYVNAGCTRPAARWLDGLAEGGRLILPLTSDEGFKGGAPEQVARSGAVFRVRREGAGYQAAWISPVAIIPCDGGRDERSEKALAEAFTRGGWQKVTRLYRNADVPDDGCWLRGDGWCLAYD, encoded by the coding sequence ATGGACCCGCAAGCCGAACTCCGCATCGTCCGCGGAGCCTATGCCAAGCAGATCCTGGCCGCCGCCAACGTCGCCGATGCGCGGCTGACCGCGGCCTTTGCCGCCATCCCGCGCGAGGACTTCGTCGGCCCGGGACCTTGGCTGATGCTGCGGTGGTGGAACGGCAACTACATGCCGACGCCCGATGCCGACCCGGTCTATCTCTATACCAACGATCTGGTCGCGTTGCTGCCCGAGCGTCGCCTCAACAACGGCCAGCCGTCGCTGCATGCCTATCTCATGCACCAGGCCGCGCCAGCGGCCGGCGAGCATGTGGTGCATGTCGGCACGGGCACCGGATACTACACAGCTCTGCTCGCGCATCTGGTCGGACCATCCGGCCGCGTCACCGGCATTGAATATGACCCGGAGCTTGCAGCGCGCGCCAGCGCCAATCTCGCTCCTTACGAGAATGTCGCGATCATCGCGGGCGACGGCACGCAGGTGGAGTTCGGGCCGGCCGACGTGATCTACGTCAATGCCGGCTGCACCCGGCCCGCCGCGCGCTGGCTCGACGGCCTCGCCGAGGGAGGCCGCCTGATCCTGCCGCTGACATCGGATGAGGGCTTCAAGGGTGGCGCGCCGGAACAGGTGGCGCGATCCGGCGCCGTGTTCCGGGTCCGACGCGAAGGCGCAGGCTATCAGGCCGCCTGGATATCGCCGGTCGCGATCATTCCCTGCGATGGCGGTCGTGACGAACGATCGGAAAAAGCCTTGGCCGAAGCCTTCACCCGCGGCGGCTGGCAGAAGGTGACGCGACTGTACCGCAATGCCGACGTCCCCGACGACGGTTGCTGGCTGCGTGGAGATGGATGGTGCTTGGCTTACGATTGA
- a CDS encoding DUF938 domain-containing protein, whose product MAEFVVEFGKDGRPVEADGRLDAAAFHRNHQPIWAVLKDFLAGQSGDVLEAGSGTGQHVVYFAGRTPDITWWPSDLHAAHLRSIAAWRVHAGLANIRPPQPIDLSDPAWSPAPSDGKGPDKLLAIFCANVIHIAPWRVAEGLFAGAARHLRADGRLFLYGPFKRGGKHTALSNAVFDTSLRERDAEWGVRDIADVEALAEQVGLKLGGSFEMPANNLILMFVRKDAAQA is encoded by the coding sequence GTGGCGGAGTTCGTGGTGGAGTTCGGCAAAGACGGGCGGCCGGTCGAAGCGGATGGGCGGCTCGATGCGGCGGCCTTCCACCGCAACCATCAGCCGATCTGGGCGGTGCTGAAGGATTTCCTCGCCGGCCAATCCGGTGACGTGCTGGAGGCCGGCAGCGGCACCGGCCAGCATGTCGTCTATTTCGCCGGCCGGACGCCCGACATCACCTGGTGGCCGAGCGACCTCCATGCCGCGCATCTGCGCAGCATCGCGGCCTGGCGCGTCCACGCCGGGCTCGCCAACATCCGGCCGCCGCAGCCGATCGATTTGTCCGATCCGGCCTGGTCGCCGGCGCCGTCAGACGGCAAAGGTCCGGACAAGCTGCTCGCGATCTTCTGCGCCAACGTGATCCACATCGCGCCGTGGCGCGTCGCCGAAGGCCTGTTCGCCGGCGCCGCGCGGCACCTGCGCGCCGACGGCCGGCTGTTCCTCTATGGCCCGTTCAAGCGCGGCGGCAAGCACACAGCGCTCAGCAATGCCGTGTTCGACACCTCGCTGCGCGAGCGCGACGCCGAGTGGGGTGTGCGCGACATCGCCGACGTCGAGGCGCTTGCGGAGCAAGTCGGGCTGAAGCTTGGCGGCAGCTTCGAGATGCCGGCCAACAATTTGATCCTGATGTTCGTGCGGAAGGATGCCGCTCAAGCGTAG
- the soxX gene encoding sulfur oxidation c-type cytochrome SoxX, with product MAASAQAQSAAEGQKLAFDRGKGNCLTCHVIKGGELPGTIGPELTGLKAKYSRDELIAIVTDETKRNPQTVMPPFGRNRILSEKEIDAVVDFLQTL from the coding sequence ATGGCTGCGTCCGCGCAAGCCCAATCCGCCGCCGAAGGCCAAAAGCTCGCCTTCGACCGCGGCAAGGGCAATTGCCTGACCTGTCATGTCATCAAGGGCGGCGAGCTGCCCGGCACGATCGGCCCCGAGCTGACTGGCCTCAAGGCGAAATACAGCCGCGACGAGCTGATCGCGATCGTCACCGATGAGACCAAGCGCAACCCGCAGACCGTGATGCCGCCGTTCGGCCGCAACCGAATTTTGAGCGAGAAGGAAATCGACGCGGTGGTGGACTTCCTGCAGACCCTGTGA
- the soxY gene encoding thiosulfate oxidation carrier protein SoxY, with amino-acid sequence MNIATNEYSEARRLLLKGAGVAALVGLGVIPFDVPRALAAANDKYPEDAFKQKTVADAIKALYGKTAEPSDKVKMDAPEIAENGAVVPISATTTLSGVTSISFLVSENPISLVASYKIPDGTLPSVGNRIKMAKTSNVVVLVEADGKLYSATKEIKVTVGGCGG; translated from the coding sequence ATGAACATTGCGACCAACGAATATTCCGAAGCGCGCCGCCTGCTGCTGAAGGGCGCGGGCGTCGCCGCACTGGTCGGCCTCGGGGTGATCCCGTTCGACGTGCCGCGGGCGCTCGCCGCCGCCAACGACAAATATCCGGAAGATGCGTTCAAGCAGAAGACCGTGGCGGACGCGATCAAGGCGCTCTACGGCAAGACCGCCGAGCCTTCGGACAAGGTCAAGATGGACGCGCCGGAGATCGCCGAGAACGGCGCAGTGGTACCGATCTCGGCCACCACGACGCTATCAGGCGTCACCTCGATCTCGTTCCTGGTGAGCGAGAACCCGATCTCGCTGGTCGCATCCTACAAGATTCCGGACGGCACGCTGCCGAGCGTCGGCAACCGCATCAAGATGGCCAAGACCAGCAACGTCGTGGTGCTGGTCGAGGCCGACGGCAAGCTCTACAGCGCGACCAAGGAAATCAAGGTCACCGTCGGCGGCTGCGGCGGCTGA
- the soxZ gene encoding thiosulfate oxidation carrier complex protein SoxZ, translated as MASSIRVRATSNGDTTEVQALIQHPMDSGFVKDAKGEIIPPHFIQVLTFEYDGKPVFVADWGGGVSKDPYVKFAFKGGKKDGELKVSWVDNKGATDATTAKIQ; from the coding sequence ATGGCATCGAGCATTCGCGTGCGCGCCACCTCGAACGGCGACACCACCGAGGTGCAGGCGCTGATCCAGCATCCGATGGATTCCGGCTTCGTCAAGGACGCCAAGGGCGAGATCATCCCGCCGCATTTCATCCAGGTGCTGACTTTCGAATATGACGGCAAGCCGGTGTTCGTCGCCGACTGGGGCGGCGGCGTGTCCAAGGACCCCTATGTCAAGTTCGCCTTCAAGGGCGGCAAGAAGGACGGCGAACTCAAGGTCAGCTGGGTCGACAACAAGGGTGCGACCGACGCCACCACGGCGAAGATTCAATGA
- the soxA gene encoding sulfur oxidation c-type cytochrome SoxA, which translates to MTRRLVIRAAFAALTLGVLALAPARAADSVDPTADKAAFQKFFTTKFPKLKLEDFVNGPYSMNEDLHKQWEEKEQFPPYEFSLEAGKEMFSTPFKNGKTYADCFPNKGIGIRQTYPYFDEKEGKVVTLELALNRCREANGEAPFSYVKDDMAALTAYMAFTSRGKPMDIKIPNDPRALQAYQKGKEYFYTRRGQLNFSCATCHIQSPGERIRAEVLAPALGILNAMPIYRSEWSGMGTTSRRFTTCNSQIRGVPLDPQDDEYRNLEYYLSYVSNGLPISGPGARP; encoded by the coding sequence ATGACGCGGCGCCTCGTAATCCGCGCCGCGTTCGCCGCGCTCACGCTCGGCGTGCTGGCGCTCGCGCCGGCACGCGCGGCCGACAGCGTCGATCCCACCGCCGACAAGGCCGCGTTCCAGAAATTCTTTACCACCAAATTCCCCAAGCTGAAGCTCGAGGATTTCGTCAACGGTCCCTATTCGATGAACGAGGACCTGCACAAGCAATGGGAAGAGAAGGAGCAGTTTCCGCCCTACGAGTTCTCGCTCGAAGCCGGCAAGGAGATGTTCTCGACGCCCTTCAAGAACGGCAAGACCTACGCCGACTGCTTCCCGAACAAGGGCATCGGCATCCGCCAGACCTATCCCTATTTCGACGAGAAGGAAGGCAAGGTCGTCACGCTCGAGCTCGCGCTCAACCGCTGCCGCGAGGCCAATGGCGAGGCGCCGTTCTCCTATGTGAAGGACGACATGGCGGCGCTCACCGCCTACATGGCCTTCACCTCGCGCGGCAAGCCGATGGACATCAAGATCCCGAACGATCCGCGCGCGCTTCAGGCCTACCAGAAGGGCAAGGAATATTTCTATACCCGCCGCGGCCAGCTCAATTTCTCCTGCGCCACCTGCCACATCCAGAGCCCGGGCGAACGGATCCGCGCCGAGGTGCTGGCGCCGGCGCTCGGCATCTTGAACGCGATGCCGATCTACCGCTCGGAATGGTCGGGCATGGGCACCACCAGCCGCCGCTTCACCACCTGCAACAGCCAGATCCGCGGCGTGCCGCTCGATCCGCAGGACGACGAATACCGCAACCTCGAATATTATTTGTCCTATGTCAGCAACGGGCTGCCGATTTCGGGGCCGGGAGCACGGCCATGA
- the soxB gene encoding thiosulfohydrolase SoxB translates to MIIRRRDFLKTSAAATLVAGLPRLARGADTASVYDLERFGNARILHLTDTHAQLKPVFFRESSVNLGVGAMAGQPPHLVGKAFLDRFGIRPDSADAYAFTCVEFEKAAGRFGRLGGFAHLKTLIDKLRADVGEKRSILLDGGDLWQGTGLANAMNGADMVEAANLLGIEAMTGHWEFTYGEQVLRDNLSRFKGEFLAQNVFLTEEAAFNDAKAFDPASGRVFKPSVIKEIGGHRVAIIGQAFPYVPIAHPKRFTPDWTFGIRDDELQKLVDGHRNNDKVEAVILLSHNGMDVDLKLASRVTGIDVILGGHTHDAIPIPITVTNAGGVTLVTNAGSNGKFIGVLDLDLAKGKVANLRYRLLPVFAELLKPDPAMQALIDKMRDPHADEWSDKLGTADRLLYRRGNFSGTVDQLICDALLNELNAEIALSPGFRWGLTTLAGQPITMEDVLSETAITYPETYLATMTGSQIKDVLEDVCDNLFNADPYYQQGGDMVRVGGLAYTCTPTESVGKRISELKLGNGKHLEAGKHYKVAGWASVNQQNGAPIWDVVARHLRAGRPPNREEPGVTLKGVEGNLGIARHG, encoded by the coding sequence ATGATCATCCGCCGCCGGGATTTCCTAAAGACTTCGGCCGCCGCGACGCTTGTGGCCGGCCTGCCCCGCCTTGCCCGCGGCGCCGATACCGCGAGCGTCTACGACCTCGAACGCTTCGGCAACGCCCGCATCCTGCATTTGACCGACACCCATGCGCAGCTGAAGCCGGTGTTCTTCCGTGAATCCAGCGTCAATCTCGGCGTCGGCGCGATGGCCGGCCAGCCGCCGCATCTGGTCGGCAAGGCATTCCTCGACCGCTTCGGCATCCGGCCCGATAGCGCCGACGCCTATGCCTTCACCTGTGTCGAGTTCGAGAAGGCCGCCGGACGCTTCGGCCGGCTCGGCGGCTTTGCCCATCTGAAGACGCTGATCGACAAGTTGCGCGCCGATGTCGGCGAGAAGCGCTCGATCCTGCTCGACGGCGGCGACCTCTGGCAGGGCACCGGGCTTGCCAACGCCATGAACGGCGCCGACATGGTGGAGGCCGCCAACCTGCTCGGCATCGAGGCGATGACCGGGCATTGGGAATTCACCTATGGCGAGCAGGTGCTGCGCGACAATCTCTCCCGCTTCAAGGGCGAGTTCCTGGCGCAGAACGTATTCCTGACCGAGGAAGCCGCGTTCAACGACGCCAAGGCGTTCGATCCCGCCTCGGGGCGGGTGTTCAAGCCGTCTGTTATCAAGGAGATCGGCGGCCATCGCGTCGCGATCATCGGCCAGGCCTTCCCCTATGTGCCGATCGCGCATCCCAAGCGCTTCACGCCGGACTGGACATTCGGCATCCGCGACGACGAATTGCAGAAGCTGGTCGACGGCCATCGCAACAACGACAAGGTCGAGGCGGTGATCCTGCTGTCGCATAACGGCATGGATGTCGACCTCAAGCTCGCCAGCCGCGTCACCGGCATCGACGTCATCCTCGGCGGCCACACCCATGACGCGATCCCGATCCCGATCACGGTGACCAATGCCGGCGGCGTCACGCTGGTCACCAATGCCGGCTCCAACGGCAAGTTCATCGGCGTGCTCGATCTCGACCTCGCCAAGGGCAAGGTCGCCAATCTCCGCTACCGCCTGCTGCCGGTGTTCGCCGAGCTGTTGAAGCCCGATCCCGCAATGCAGGCACTGATCGACAAGATGCGCGATCCGCATGCCGACGAATGGAGCGACAAGCTCGGCACCGCCGACCGCCTGCTTTACCGCCGCGGTAATTTCTCCGGCACCGTCGACCAATTGATCTGCGACGCGCTGCTGAACGAGCTCAACGCCGAGATCGCGCTGTCGCCGGGCTTCCGCTGGGGCCTCACCACGCTCGCCGGCCAGCCGATCACCATGGAGGACGTGCTGTCGGAGACCGCGATCACCTATCCCGAGACCTACCTCGCGACGATGACCGGCAGCCAGATCAAGGATGTGCTGGAAGACGTCTGCGACAATCTGTTCAACGCCGATCCCTATTATCAGCAGGGCGGCGACATGGTGCGCGTCGGCGGCCTCGCCTACACCTGCACGCCCACCGAGAGCGTCGGCAAGCGCATCTCCGAGCTGAAGCTCGGCAACGGCAAGCATCTCGAAGCCGGCAAGCATTACAAGGTCGCGGGCTGGGCTTCCGTCAACCAGCAGAACGGCGCGCCGATCTGGGATGTCGTCGCCAGGCATCTACGCGCCGGCCGGCCGCCGAACCGCGAAGAACCCGGCGTGACGTTGAAAGGCGTCGAGGGCAATTTGGGCATTGCGAGGCACGGATGA
- a CDS encoding MBL fold metallo-hydrolase, which yields MIFRQLFDSVSGTYSYLLASRAGGEALILDPVLEKADRYCKLLQELDLRLVKAVDTHLHADHVTGLGELRDRTQCITIMGEQSKADVVSMRVSDGDRVTIEGLCLEAMYTPGHTDDSYSYLMGDRVFTGDTLLIRGTGRTDFQNGSARAQYDSIFNRLLKLPEETMVFPAHDYKGDTVSTIGEEKRYNPRLQVKSIDDYVELMNNLNLPSPKLMDVVVPANMHVGLHQDELAKEGLSLNTRDAIASLGRPDVLLVDLRESAERAKHGTLAGALHAPYPGICATLQPGGMLREVAAATGRRVVFFCAFGERSAMAVAAAKKAGLTNTAHIEGGIDAWKKAGGPVVMG from the coding sequence ATGATCTTTCGTCAGCTGTTCGACAGCGTGTCCGGCACCTACAGCTATCTGCTCGCGAGCCGCGCCGGCGGCGAGGCGCTGATCCTCGATCCGGTGCTGGAAAAGGCCGACCGCTACTGCAAGCTGCTGCAAGAACTCGACCTCCGGCTGGTGAAAGCCGTCGACACCCATCTGCATGCCGATCACGTCACCGGCCTCGGCGAACTGCGCGATCGCACCCAGTGCATCACCATCATGGGCGAGCAGAGCAAGGCCGACGTGGTCTCGATGCGCGTCTCCGACGGCGACAGGGTGACGATCGAGGGCCTCTGCCTCGAGGCGATGTACACGCCCGGCCACACCGACGATTCCTATAGCTATCTGATGGGCGACCGCGTCTTCACCGGCGACACGCTGTTGATCCGCGGCACCGGTCGCACCGATTTCCAGAACGGCAGCGCGCGGGCGCAATACGATTCGATCTTCAACCGCCTGCTCAAGCTGCCCGAGGAGACGATGGTGTTTCCCGCGCATGACTACAAGGGCGACACCGTCTCCACCATCGGCGAGGAGAAGCGCTACAATCCGCGGCTGCAGGTGAAATCGATCGACGACTATGTCGAGCTGATGAACAACCTCAATCTGCCGAGCCCGAAGCTGATGGATGTCGTGGTGCCCGCTAACATGCATGTCGGCCTGCACCAGGACGAACTTGCCAAGGAAGGCCTCTCGCTGAACACGCGCGACGCCATCGCAAGCCTCGGCCGGCCCGACGTGCTGCTGGTCGATCTGCGCGAGAGCGCCGAGCGCGCCAAGCACGGCACGCTGGCGGGCGCGCTGCATGCGCCGTATCCCGGGATTTGCGCCACCTTGCAGCCGGGAGGCATGCTGCGCGAAGTCGCCGCCGCGACCGGCCGCCGCGTCGTGTTCTTCTGCGCCTTCGGCGAGCGCTCCGCAATGGCGGTCGCCGCCGCCAAGAAAGCCGGACTGACCAACACCGCCCATATCGAGGGCGGCATCGACGCCTGGAAGAAGGCCGGCGGCCCGGTGGTGATGGGATAG
- a CDS encoding ABC transporter substrate-binding protein gives MSCNAASAAGPRIVSMNVCSDQLVLSLADPDQILGLSRFSRDAWQSWTAGKARNYPRLSGGAEDVLLLKPDLVVVSLFDKRATRDLLKAHGLSLVEFTVPRTLDEVKDQIRAMGDVLQHPQRAQADIARLDAAVAQVRAVASAHHYRVLPLERRGFVAGDSSLISSLLAATGLTNAAGELGLGAGGFASLEAIVQLRPDFILVSEAGNHAEDEGRAFLLHPALERFYPEGKRIVLPERLTVCGGVMLADALDRLTEELKRVTR, from the coding sequence ATGTCGTGTAATGCCGCGTCCGCCGCCGGACCACGCATCGTCTCGATGAACGTCTGCAGCGACCAGCTGGTGCTGTCGCTGGCCGATCCGGATCAGATCCTCGGTCTCAGCCGCTTCTCGCGCGACGCCTGGCAATCCTGGACCGCCGGAAAGGCGCGCAACTATCCGCGCCTGTCCGGCGGGGCCGAGGACGTTCTGCTGCTCAAGCCCGATCTCGTCGTCGTCAGCCTGTTCGACAAGCGCGCGACTCGCGACTTGCTCAAGGCCCACGGGTTGTCTTTGGTCGAATTCACCGTGCCGCGCACGCTGGACGAGGTGAAGGACCAGATCCGGGCGATGGGCGACGTGCTGCAGCATCCGCAGCGCGCGCAAGCCGATATCGCGCGGCTCGACGCGGCCGTCGCGCAGGTGCGGGCGGTCGCGAGCGCGCATCACTATCGCGTGCTGCCGCTGGAGCGGCGCGGCTTCGTCGCGGGCGACAGTAGCCTGATCAGCTCGTTGCTGGCGGCAACCGGCCTGACCAATGCCGCAGGCGAGCTCGGGCTTGGTGCCGGCGGCTTCGCTTCGCTGGAGGCGATCGTGCAACTACGGCCGGATTTCATCCTGGTGTCGGAGGCCGGGAATCACGCCGAGGACGAGGGCCGCGCCTTCCTGTTGCATCCGGCGCTGGAGCGCTTCTATCCGGAGGGCAAGCGCATCGTGTTGCCCGAGCGGCTCACGGTATGCGGCGGCGTGATGCTGGCCGATGCGCTGGATCGGCTGACGGAAGAGCTCAAGCGGGTGACGCGGTAG
- a CDS encoding ABC transporter ATP-binding protein → MTLLTTSGLYASLGRREVLHDISLSLAPGHLVALVGPNGAGKTTLLRALAGLIPSNGEIRIGDDALALLPLRERAKRFAYLPQGHMVHWPLPARDIVALGRYPHGATDPGRLSPRDVEAVLRAMQAVDVVEFSDRRVTELSGGERSRVALARVLAVEAPVILADEPTASLDPRHQIDVMQKLRNVADTGVLVIVVTHDLGLAARFADHVLVLSEGRLAAQGTPDEALSESVLASVFRVSAYRAEFRRETVIVPWADV, encoded by the coding sequence ATGACATTGCTTACCACCAGTGGTCTCTATGCGTCGCTCGGCCGTCGCGAGGTGCTGCATGATATTTCGTTGTCGCTGGCCCCGGGTCATCTGGTCGCGCTGGTCGGGCCGAACGGCGCCGGCAAGACCACGCTGCTGCGCGCGCTGGCCGGGCTGATCCCGTCGAACGGTGAGATCCGGATCGGCGACGATGCGCTGGCGTTGCTGCCTCTGCGCGAGCGCGCCAAGCGCTTCGCCTATCTGCCGCAAGGGCACATGGTGCATTGGCCGCTGCCGGCGCGGGACATCGTCGCGCTCGGCCGCTATCCGCATGGCGCCACCGACCCGGGACGGCTGTCGCCGAGGGATGTGGAAGCCGTGCTGCGAGCGATGCAGGCGGTCGACGTCGTCGAATTCAGTGATCGCCGCGTCACCGAGCTGTCCGGCGGCGAGCGCAGCCGCGTAGCGCTGGCTAGGGTGCTCGCGGTCGAGGCGCCGGTGATCCTCGCCGACGAGCCGACCGCATCGCTCGATCCGCGCCACCAGATCGACGTGATGCAGAAGCTGCGCAATGTCGCCGACACCGGCGTGCTGGTCATCGTGGTGACGCATGATCTCGGGCTCGCCGCGCGCTTCGCCGATCATGTGTTGGTGCTGTCGGAGGGACGGCTGGCGGCGCAGGGCACGCCTGATGAGGCATTGTCGGAGAGCGTCCTCGCCAGCGTGTTCCGGGTCAGCGCCTATCGCGCCGAATTTCGGCGCGAGACAGTGATCGTGCCGTGGGCGGACGTGTGA
- a CDS encoding iron ABC transporter permease: MSVQEFALAAEVAARRRWGATAALLALVALLLVISLGIGPVRLSPLAVIEALFGGGSDVAQVIVREIRLPRTILAFAIGGILGLSGAALQGLLRNPLASPSLFGAPQSAAFGAVLVIALGLADVRSYALPVVAIIAAFGSVFALLAIAGRNAGLLILILAGLAISSFAGAATALVMNLSSNPFVVLEIAFWLLGSLEDRSFQHVALALPFIVAGAAILLSQANAFRTLTLGEEAAQSLGVDVARLRLLVITGVALGVGGAVAVTGTIGFIGLVAPHLMRPLIGHDPARLLVPSALTGSALLLAADIAVRIIPSTSDIKVGVLTSIIGVPFFLYLIMRERRALGGGVA; encoded by the coding sequence ATGAGCGTGCAGGAGTTTGCCTTGGCGGCCGAGGTCGCGGCGCGGCGCCGGTGGGGTGCCACCGCGGCGCTGCTCGCGCTCGTGGCGCTGCTGCTGGTGATCTCGCTCGGCATCGGGCCGGTGCGGTTGTCGCCGCTTGCGGTGATCGAGGCGCTGTTCGGCGGCGGCAGCGACGTGGCGCAGGTGATCGTGCGCGAGATCCGCCTGCCGCGCACCATCCTTGCATTCGCGATCGGCGGCATTCTCGGGCTGTCAGGCGCGGCGCTGCAGGGCCTGCTGCGCAATCCGCTGGCCTCGCCATCGCTGTTCGGCGCGCCGCAATCCGCGGCATTCGGCGCGGTGTTGGTGATCGCGCTGGGGCTTGCCGATGTACGCTCGTATGCACTGCCGGTGGTGGCGATCATCGCCGCCTTCGGCTCGGTGTTCGCGCTGCTCGCGATCGCCGGCCGCAATGCCGGGCTGCTGATCCTGATCCTCGCGGGGCTCGCGATCTCGAGCTTTGCGGGAGCCGCGACCGCCCTGGTGATGAACCTCTCCAGCAATCCGTTCGTGGTGCTGGAGATCGCGTTCTGGCTGCTCGGCTCGCTGGAGGACCGCAGCTTCCAGCACGTGGCGCTGGCGCTGCCCTTCATCGTCGCGGGTGCCGCCATCCTGCTGAGCCAGGCGAACGCCTTCCGCACGCTGACGCTCGGCGAGGAGGCCGCACAGAGCCTCGGCGTCGATGTCGCCCGGCTGCGGCTCCTTGTGATCACAGGCGTTGCGCTCGGCGTCGGCGGCGCGGTTGCCGTGACCGGCACGATCGGTTTCATTGGGCTCGTCGCCCCGCATCTGATGCGACCGCTGATCGGCCACGATCCGGCGCGGCTTCTGGTGCCGAGCGCGCTTACCGGCTCGGCCCTGCTGCTCGCCGCCGATATCGCGGTGCGCATCATCCCGTCGACCTCGGACATCAAGGTCGGCGTGCTGACCTCGATCATCGGCGTGCCGTTCTTCCTCTATTTGATCATGCGCGAACGCCGCGCGCTCGGTGGGGGCGTGGCATGA